A window from Kribbella jejuensis encodes these proteins:
- a CDS encoding PaaI family thioesterase — translation METEQGVRSRTFEWSDPAQTAARVGRSSGLEMLRAMRDGDLPAPPILHLVGGTGIEVEEGKVTVLMPAAEFHYNPLGTVHGGVIATLLDTAAGCTVHSTLPAGVGYTSLDLMTRFIRPVTVDSGVLRCEGGIISRGRRTAVAEAHLYDERGKLLAHATSNCLIFDLPQA, via the coding sequence ATGGAGACTGAGCAGGGCGTGCGTAGCCGGACGTTCGAGTGGAGCGATCCGGCGCAGACCGCGGCGCGGGTCGGGCGGTCGTCCGGGTTGGAGATGCTGCGCGCTATGCGCGACGGCGACCTGCCCGCGCCGCCGATCCTGCACCTGGTCGGTGGGACCGGGATCGAGGTCGAGGAGGGCAAGGTCACCGTGCTGATGCCGGCGGCCGAGTTCCACTACAACCCACTCGGCACCGTGCACGGCGGCGTCATCGCCACGCTGCTCGACACCGCGGCCGGCTGCACGGTCCACTCCACGCTGCCGGCCGGTGTCGGCTACACCTCGCTCGACCTGATGACGCGGTTCATCAGGCCGGTCACGGTCGACTCCGGCGTGCTGCGGTGCGAGGGCGGGATCATCAGCCGCGGCCGTCGTACGGCGGTCGCCGAAGCGCACCTGTACGACGAACGCGGCAAACTCCTCGCCCACGCAACCTCGAACTGCCTGATCTTCGATCTGCCTCAGGCCTGA
- a CDS encoding aminotransferase class I/II-fold pyridoxal phosphate-dependent enzyme: MSVDELTAQVERARQDYEALVAQGLKLDLTRGKPSPKQLDAANAVLQLSGDPVSADGTDLRNYGGLHGLPEVRAIFAEDLQVPAEQLLAAGNSSLELMHDAVVFALLGKVPGAQTRWADVEGLAFLCPVPGYDRHFGICERYGIKMIPVPMTPAGPDMDVVERLVAEDAAIKGIWCVPKYSNPDGTVYSDETVRRLAAMETAAPDFRIFWDNAYAVHHLTDSPAQLADVLALCAENGHPDRVFVFGSSSKITFAGAGVAFFGSSPDNITWWLSHTVKRSIGPDKINQLRHVQFLRDADGLHQHMRTLAELIRPKFDAVDKILTAELGGTGLASWTAPAGGYFVSLQVPEGCAREVVAKAKAAGIAITPAGATHPYGDDPTDQVIRIAPTYPELPEVEAAITGLATCVRLVASEKLLADQA; encoded by the coding sequence GTGAGTGTGGATGAGCTGACTGCTCAGGTTGAGCGTGCGCGCCAGGATTACGAAGCGTTGGTGGCCCAGGGGCTCAAGCTCGATCTGACGCGGGGGAAGCCGTCGCCCAAGCAGCTCGATGCGGCGAACGCGGTGCTGCAGCTGAGCGGGGATCCGGTGTCGGCCGACGGGACCGACCTGCGGAACTACGGTGGTCTGCACGGGCTCCCCGAGGTGCGGGCGATCTTCGCCGAGGACCTGCAGGTGCCCGCGGAGCAGCTGCTCGCGGCGGGCAACTCGAGCCTCGAGCTGATGCACGACGCGGTCGTGTTCGCGTTGCTCGGGAAGGTTCCGGGTGCTCAGACCCGCTGGGCCGACGTCGAGGGGCTGGCGTTCCTCTGCCCGGTGCCGGGGTACGACCGGCACTTCGGGATCTGCGAGCGGTACGGGATCAAGATGATTCCGGTACCGATGACGCCCGCGGGCCCGGACATGGACGTGGTCGAGCGGCTGGTCGCGGAGGACGCCGCGATCAAGGGCATCTGGTGCGTGCCGAAGTACAGCAACCCGGACGGCACGGTGTACTCCGACGAGACGGTCCGCCGGCTCGCCGCGATGGAGACCGCCGCGCCGGACTTCCGGATCTTCTGGGACAACGCGTACGCCGTCCACCACCTGACGGACTCCCCCGCGCAGCTGGCCGACGTACTGGCGTTGTGCGCGGAGAACGGGCATCCGGACCGGGTGTTCGTGTTCGGGTCGAGCTCGAAGATCACCTTCGCCGGCGCCGGCGTCGCGTTCTTCGGGTCGTCCCCGGACAACATCACCTGGTGGCTGAGCCACACGGTCAAGCGAAGCATCGGGCCGGACAAGATCAACCAGCTCCGGCACGTCCAGTTCCTCCGCGACGCGGACGGCCTGCACCAACACATGCGGACCCTGGCCGAGCTGATCCGGCCGAAGTTCGACGCGGTCGACAAGATCCTCACCGCCGAGCTCGGCGGCACCGGACTGGCATCCTGGACCGCGCCGGCCGGTGGGTACTTCGTCAGCCTGCAGGTGCCGGAGGGCTGCGCCCGCGAGGTGGTCGCGAAGGCGAAGGCTGCCGGTATCGCGATCACCCCGGCCGGCGCCACCCATCCGTACGGTGACGACCCGACGGACCAGGTGATCCGGATTGCCCCGACGTACCCGGAGCTCCCCGAGGTCGAGGCCGCGATCACCGGCCTGGCCACGTGCGTCCGGCTGGTCGCCTCGGAGAAACTGCTCGCCGATCAGGCCTGA
- a CDS encoding penicillin-binding protein, with amino-acid sequence MHRGERRARRPNVVWSVFVFLLASAVAGALAAGLALPFAGLVGVTTAKAHDSVQYLPQDLETAPLAQKSIIQDSQGHTIATLYQQNRTPVTLKQISPIMLKAIVAIEDDRFYEHGALDFKGTLRALLRNQSSGGVQQGGSSITQQYVKQTLINKARTPEEVKQATAETYERKIAELRYAIAVEKQMSKGAILNGYLNLAFFGDRSYGVEAAAMHYFGVHAAKLNLPQAAMLAGIVKNPTGYDPIDNPQRAKARRDVVLRRMQELNVITAKQAQDAIKTPVIDPAKVRVIPSGCANSKYPFYCEYVVSKLKANSAFGKTPEERENYIETAGLLIKTSLDQRIQAAAQTSIDQHSKSGDQAVAAITMVEPGTGLVKAMAQSRPYGAKKGQTAYNYNVEKSYAGGFGGFQNGSTMKAFTIAAAIAKGVPTTYRINSPQTINLSGKEFSTCSGTTSDDSYNPSNSTKTIADPSMVDAARASTNTYFLQLSEQIGLCPIATIASNLGMYDAQQLKPLQQVVSFTLGSAGQITPLMLSNAYATFAARGMYCNPQIVTSITSLKTGKAITTPGPNCHRVLSPGVADGVNYVLQQVMAKGGTGAKLKFGKSDLAGKTGTIQNNHAVWFSGYSSKLAAASVVADADPPTDDLIGQVFNGKKLSDASGSGTAGPIWETAMQLALHGLPTSKFVRPDDKIIRGNVKDLPYLKGMTPADAGAKLLSLGFQVRMDHGPRVDSDAPAGTVAWTNPRQEDGAPAGSTVVLFISNGSKAQPPTPPVTPPVIPPPTIKPPPNLPTCPPWDPKFPKCRGR; translated from the coding sequence ATGCACAGAGGCGAGCGGCGGGCCAGGCGGCCCAACGTCGTGTGGTCGGTCTTCGTGTTCCTGCTGGCGAGTGCCGTGGCCGGAGCGCTGGCGGCCGGGCTGGCGCTTCCGTTCGCCGGTCTGGTCGGCGTGACCACGGCGAAGGCGCACGACTCGGTCCAGTACCTGCCTCAGGACCTGGAGACCGCACCGCTGGCCCAGAAGTCGATCATCCAGGACTCCCAGGGCCACACCATCGCCACCCTGTACCAGCAGAACCGCACCCCGGTCACGCTCAAGCAGATCAGCCCGATCATGCTCAAGGCGATCGTCGCGATCGAGGACGACCGGTTCTACGAGCACGGCGCACTCGACTTCAAGGGCACGCTCCGCGCCCTGCTGCGCAACCAGTCCTCCGGCGGCGTCCAGCAGGGCGGTTCGAGCATCACCCAGCAGTACGTGAAACAAACCCTGATCAACAAGGCCCGCACGCCCGAAGAGGTCAAGCAGGCGACCGCCGAGACGTACGAGCGGAAGATCGCCGAGCTGCGCTACGCCATCGCCGTCGAGAAACAGATGTCGAAGGGCGCCATCCTCAACGGCTACCTGAACCTCGCCTTCTTCGGTGACCGTTCGTACGGCGTCGAGGCCGCGGCCATGCACTACTTCGGCGTGCACGCCGCGAAGCTGAACCTGCCGCAGGCCGCGATGCTGGCCGGCATCGTGAAGAACCCGACCGGCTACGACCCGATCGACAACCCGCAGCGCGCCAAGGCCCGCCGCGACGTCGTCCTGCGCCGGATGCAGGAACTGAACGTGATCACCGCCAAGCAGGCCCAGGACGCGATCAAGACCCCGGTCATCGACCCGGCCAAGGTCCGCGTCATCCCGAGCGGCTGCGCGAACTCGAAGTACCCGTTCTACTGCGAGTACGTCGTCTCGAAGCTGAAGGCGAATTCGGCGTTCGGCAAGACGCCCGAGGAACGCGAGAACTACATCGAGACCGCCGGGCTGCTGATCAAGACCTCGCTCGACCAGCGGATCCAGGCGGCCGCGCAGACCTCGATCGACCAGCACTCGAAGTCCGGCGACCAGGCCGTCGCCGCGATCACGATGGTCGAGCCCGGCACCGGGCTGGTCAAGGCAATGGCCCAGAGCCGGCCGTACGGCGCGAAGAAGGGGCAGACGGCGTACAACTACAACGTCGAGAAGTCCTACGCCGGTGGCTTCGGCGGCTTCCAGAACGGGTCCACGATGAAGGCCTTCACGATCGCGGCGGCGATCGCGAAGGGCGTGCCGACGACGTACCGGATCAATTCGCCGCAGACGATCAACCTCAGCGGCAAGGAGTTCAGCACCTGCAGCGGGACGACGTCGGACGACAGCTACAACCCGAGCAACTCGACCAAGACGATCGCCGACCCCTCGATGGTCGACGCGGCCAGGGCGTCGACGAACACCTACTTCCTGCAGCTGTCCGAGCAGATCGGGCTCTGCCCGATCGCGACCATCGCCTCCAACCTCGGCATGTACGACGCACAACAGCTCAAACCGCTCCAGCAGGTGGTCTCCTTCACGCTCGGCTCGGCGGGTCAGATCACCCCGCTGATGCTGTCGAACGCGTACGCGACGTTCGCCGCCCGGGGGATGTACTGCAACCCGCAGATCGTCACGTCGATCACCTCGCTCAAGACCGGCAAGGCGATCACGACCCCGGGCCCGAACTGCCACCGGGTGCTGTCGCCGGGTGTCGCGGACGGTGTCAACTACGTGCTCCAGCAGGTGATGGCCAAGGGCGGTACCGGCGCCAAGCTGAAGTTCGGCAAGAGCGACCTGGCCGGCAAGACCGGTACCATCCAGAACAACCACGCGGTGTGGTTCTCCGGCTATTCGTCGAAGCTTGCTGCCGCGTCGGTGGTCGCCGACGCGGATCCGCCGACCGATGATCTGATCGGCCAGGTCTTCAACGGGAAGAAGCTGTCCGACGCCTCCGGTTCCGGTACCGCGGGTCCGATCTGGGAGACCGCGATGCAGCTGGCGTTGCACGGGTTGCCGACCAGCAAGTTCGTCAGGCCCGACGACAAGATCATCCGCGGCAACGTCAAGGATCTCCCGTACCTGAAGGGGATGACGCCCGCCGACGCCGGCGCGAAACTCCTCTCGCTGGGCTTCCAGGTCCGGATGGACCACGGCCCCCGCGTCGACTCCGACGCCCCGGCCGGCACAGTCGCCTGGACCAACCCCCGCCAGGAGGACGGCGCCCCCGCAGGCTCCACCGTGGTCCTGTTCATCTCCAACGGCAGCAAGGCCCAACCCCCGACCCCACCGGTCACTCCCCCGGTCATCCCACCCCCCACGATCAAGCCCCCACCCAACCTCCCGACCTGCCCGCCCTGGGACCCCAAGTTCCCCAAGTGCAGAGGCCGCTGA
- a CDS encoding cupin domain-containing protein, producing MEILPKAPTAKGPAEWFTGDVWFDVIIRGDAPSRVRVNIVRFAPGAHTAWHRHANGQTLHVTEGLGLVQSRGGQVTVIRPGDVIYTPPGEWHWHGACPDNFMTHTAIWEGVDDDTPETEWGDHVTAAEYVVPE from the coding sequence ATGGAAATCCTCCCCAAGGCGCCGACCGCGAAGGGCCCGGCGGAATGGTTCACCGGCGACGTCTGGTTCGACGTGATCATCCGCGGCGACGCGCCGTCCCGTGTGCGGGTGAACATCGTCCGTTTCGCGCCGGGCGCCCACACCGCTTGGCACCGGCACGCGAACGGTCAGACGCTGCACGTCACCGAAGGTCTTGGCCTCGTCCAGTCGCGCGGCGGGCAAGTCACCGTGATCCGGCCGGGCGACGTCATCTACACCCCGCCCGGCGAATGGCACTGGCACGGCGCCTGCCCCGACAACTTCATGACCCACACCGCGATCTGGGAAGGCGTGGACGACGACACCCCAGAAACCGAATGGGGCGACCACGTCACGGCCGCGGAGTACGTCGTACCTGAGTGA
- a CDS encoding HelD family protein: MLEQEIAVEQGDVTAMYARLDVLREKARGDLGRVQVEETTGTDQARSERESFTKLYSGRFAQLSSVERGLCFGRIDETSGERFHIGRIGLFDDEYNPLLIDWRTPVAQVFYRATAAEPLGVKRRRHIRLHGRTVVGVDDDLLDAAALGENERGTLIGEAALLSSLGASRTGRMNEIVATIQSEQDEIIRSGLPGVLVVQGGPGTGKTVVALHRAAYLLYTYREQLGRTGVLVVGPNTTFLRYIDQVLPSLGENDVVLATVSELYSGVTATAPESAEAARIKGELAMADVIARAIAGFRIVPTKAIRFKMNADELVLRPDAIRKAQRGALAAQPLHNRARPIFVRRIIKTLANQIVDRIGKQYVGDADVEDLEQELFQDDQVLEILDRLWPELTPELLVSVLFSSDERLAAAAPYLTSAERSAVLRPLSAAWTPSDAALLDEAAELLGETAEVVVGRKREASEAAAAAEANREYASGVVDIELTAERIEIMPWEIEQFRDLIAQRTQQLANPSAGGDRSYDRTSVFGHVIVDEAQELSAMDWRMLMRRAPRRSMTLVGDIAQTGSASGVRSWAELLDHYAPRRWRTAELTVNYRTPSEIMTVATAILSAIDPTLRPPTSVRDTGTRPFLDAVPAGCLVDALKAAITSEQRAIDEGRIAVIVPATRYDEFADALPDVAHTHDPSVLDGAVALLDIPQSKGLEFDSVIIADPQGILTNSDRGLSDLYVAVTRATKRLTILGELPEVLTQVRRTPRP, from the coding sequence GTGCTGGAGCAGGAGATCGCCGTAGAACAAGGCGATGTGACGGCGATGTACGCGCGGCTCGACGTGCTGCGGGAAAAGGCGCGAGGTGACCTCGGGCGGGTTCAGGTCGAGGAAACCACCGGCACCGATCAGGCCCGGTCGGAACGCGAGTCGTTCACCAAGCTGTATTCCGGCCGCTTCGCACAATTGTCGTCGGTCGAACGCGGATTGTGTTTCGGGCGGATCGACGAGACCAGCGGCGAACGGTTCCACATCGGCCGGATCGGGCTGTTCGACGACGAGTACAACCCGTTGCTGATCGACTGGCGGACTCCGGTGGCGCAGGTGTTCTACCGGGCCACCGCGGCCGAGCCGCTCGGCGTGAAGCGCCGGCGGCACATCCGGCTGCACGGCCGTACCGTCGTCGGCGTCGACGACGACCTGCTGGACGCCGCCGCGCTCGGTGAGAACGAACGCGGCACGCTGATCGGCGAGGCCGCGCTGCTCTCCTCGCTCGGCGCGAGCCGTACCGGCCGGATGAACGAGATCGTCGCGACGATCCAGTCCGAGCAGGACGAGATCATCCGCTCCGGACTTCCCGGCGTACTCGTGGTCCAAGGCGGCCCGGGTACGGGTAAGACCGTGGTCGCGCTGCACCGGGCGGCGTACCTGCTCTACACCTATCGCGAACAGCTCGGGCGTACCGGCGTACTCGTCGTCGGGCCGAACACCACCTTCCTGCGCTACATCGACCAGGTACTCCCCTCGCTCGGTGAGAACGACGTCGTCCTCGCGACAGTCAGCGAGCTGTACTCGGGCGTGACGGCGACCGCGCCGGAGTCTGCCGAGGCGGCGCGGATCAAGGGCGAGCTGGCGATGGCCGACGTGATCGCGCGGGCGATCGCGGGGTTCCGGATCGTGCCGACCAAGGCGATCCGGTTCAAGATGAACGCCGACGAGCTCGTGCTGCGGCCGGACGCGATCCGCAAGGCACAGCGGGGCGCGCTCGCGGCACAGCCGCTGCACAACCGGGCGCGGCCGATCTTCGTCCGGCGGATCATCAAGACGCTGGCGAACCAGATCGTCGACCGGATCGGCAAGCAGTACGTCGGGGACGCGGACGTCGAGGACCTCGAGCAGGAGCTGTTCCAGGACGACCAGGTGCTGGAGATCCTGGACCGGTTGTGGCCGGAGCTCACGCCGGAGCTGCTCGTATCGGTCCTGTTCTCGTCCGACGAGCGTCTCGCGGCCGCTGCGCCGTACCTCACCAGCGCCGAGCGTTCCGCCGTACTCCGACCACTCTCGGCGGCCTGGACGCCGTCGGACGCCGCCCTGCTCGACGAGGCGGCCGAGCTGCTCGGCGAGACCGCGGAGGTCGTGGTCGGCCGCAAACGCGAAGCATCCGAGGCAGCGGCCGCGGCGGAGGCGAACCGCGAGTACGCGAGCGGTGTGGTCGACATCGAGCTGACCGCGGAGCGGATCGAGATCATGCCGTGGGAGATCGAGCAGTTCCGCGACCTGATCGCCCAGCGCACCCAGCAACTCGCGAACCCATCGGCGGGCGGTGACCGGTCGTACGACCGTACGTCGGTCTTCGGTCACGTGATCGTCGACGAAGCGCAGGAGTTGTCCGCGATGGACTGGCGGATGCTGATGCGCCGCGCGCCACGGCGCTCGATGACGCTGGTCGGCGACATCGCCCAGACCGGGTCGGCCTCCGGCGTCCGCTCCTGGGCCGAACTCCTCGACCACTACGCCCCGCGCCGCTGGCGCACCGCCGAACTCACCGTCAACTACCGCACCCCGAGCGAGATCATGACGGTCGCCACCGCCATCCTCTCGGCGATCGACCCGACCCTGCGGCCACCGACGTCTGTCCGGGACACCGGCACCCGGCCCTTCCTCGACGCGGTCCCGGCCGGCTGCCTCGTCGACGCACTCAAAGCCGCCATCACCTCCGAACAACGAGCCATCGACGAAGGCCGCATCGCCGTCATCGTCCCGGCGACCCGCTACGACGAGTTCGCCGACGCCCTCCCGGACGTGGCGCACACCCACGACCCGTCCGTCCTCGACGGCGCCGTAGCCCTCCTGGACATCCCTCAGTCCAAGGGCCTCGAATTCGACTCGGTCATCATCGCCGATCCCCAAGGGATCCTGACCAACTCCGACCGAGGCCTCTCCGACCTCTACGTAGCAGTCACCCGAGCCACCAAACGCCTCACGATCCTCGGCGAGCTCCCGGAAGTGCTCACTCAGGTACGACGTACTCCGCGGCCGTGA
- a CDS encoding ferric reductase-like transmembrane domain-containing protein, translated as MFVTAGEPIGRRARTDGAVRLGALAALWLSLLLVTYWWVAGGGVQELGGWATGLTSLGRLTGLVAAVLLLAQVVLMARVPLLEAAFGQDQLARIHRITGFTSFNLMLAHLVTITWGYAAGELRRTPATLWDLTVDYPGMLLAVGGTLALCLSVLTSIRAARRRLRYESWHLLHLYAYLGVGIALPHQLWTGQEFLASTGRTVFWWTVWALAVVTVLVYRIAVPVWQNARHRLHVTAVVPEANGVVSVYVGGQRLDRLRAEAGQFFAWRFLDRPGWARANPYSLSAAPDGHGLRITVQEAGDGSAALSTLRPGTRVFVEGPYGRMSPRARTQRKIALTGAGVGVTPLRALAEGLEYAPGDALLIQRYTEEPLFHEEFQRLWNDRGLALLTLPGPRRRADSWFGAGVPKYDDLHVLLHWVPDIAERDVYLCGPETWTDLVRSTLTAAGLPAERLHLESFKW; from the coding sequence GTGTTTGTCACCGCAGGAGAGCCGATCGGCCGGAGGGCTCGCACCGACGGCGCCGTCCGCCTCGGCGCCCTGGCCGCGTTGTGGCTGAGCCTGTTACTCGTCACGTACTGGTGGGTCGCAGGCGGCGGTGTGCAGGAACTCGGCGGCTGGGCGACAGGCCTGACGTCGCTCGGGCGCCTGACCGGTCTGGTCGCGGCCGTGCTTCTGCTGGCGCAGGTCGTGTTGATGGCGCGCGTTCCGCTCCTGGAAGCCGCGTTCGGGCAGGACCAACTGGCCCGCATCCACCGCATCACCGGGTTCACATCGTTCAACCTGATGCTGGCGCACCTCGTCACGATCACGTGGGGCTACGCGGCCGGCGAGCTGCGACGTACGCCGGCCACGCTCTGGGACCTGACGGTCGACTACCCGGGCATGCTGCTCGCGGTCGGTGGGACGCTCGCGCTCTGTCTGAGCGTGCTGACCAGCATCCGCGCGGCGCGCAGACGGCTCCGGTACGAGTCCTGGCATCTCCTGCACCTGTACGCGTACCTGGGCGTCGGCATCGCGCTCCCGCACCAACTGTGGACCGGCCAGGAGTTCCTCGCGTCCACCGGGCGGACCGTGTTCTGGTGGACGGTCTGGGCGCTCGCGGTCGTGACCGTGCTCGTGTACCGGATCGCCGTACCGGTGTGGCAGAACGCCCGGCACCGCCTCCACGTAACAGCCGTCGTGCCGGAGGCGAACGGAGTGGTCTCCGTGTACGTCGGTGGGCAGCGGCTGGATCGTCTCCGCGCCGAGGCCGGACAGTTCTTCGCGTGGCGGTTCCTTGATCGGCCCGGGTGGGCGCGCGCGAACCCGTACTCGCTGTCGGCCGCGCCCGACGGACACGGCCTACGCATCACCGTGCAGGAAGCCGGCGACGGTAGTGCGGCGCTCAGCACGTTGCGACCCGGTACGCGCGTATTCGTGGAGGGACCGTACGGGCGGATGAGCCCGCGCGCCCGTACCCAACGGAAGATCGCGCTGACCGGCGCCGGTGTCGGCGTCACGCCGTTGCGTGCGCTCGCCGAGGGTCTCGAGTACGCCCCGGGTGACGCCCTGCTGATCCAGCGGTACACCGAAGAGCCCTTGTTCCACGAGGAGTTCCAGCGGTTGTGGAACGACCGCGGTCTGGCGCTGCTCACGCTGCCGGGTCCGCGACGACGGGCCGACTCGTGGTTCGGTGCCGGCGTACCGAAGTACGACGACCTGCACGTCCTCCTGCACTGGGTCCCGGACATCGCCGAGCGCGACGTCTACCTGTGCGGACCCGAGACGTGGACCGACCTGGTCCGCTCGACCCTCACCGCCGCCGGTCTGCCGGCCGAACGGCTCCATCTCGAATCCTTCAAGTGGTGA
- a CDS encoding FMN-binding protein, whose translation MKRIVLWLLGTVSAVVLMFGYHTSTSGPEATVGPTIGGGTNESPATTPTTPATPAPGGTSTVTGDVAQTQWGPVQVRLTEQAGKITAVDVVQYPNGNHRDAEINDYALPILINETIQAQSAKIDMVSGATVTSDGYVRSLQSALDQG comes from the coding sequence GTGAAACGCATCGTGCTCTGGCTTCTCGGTACCGTCTCGGCCGTTGTGCTGATGTTCGGATACCACACCTCGACCTCCGGCCCCGAGGCGACCGTGGGACCGACCATCGGTGGCGGCACCAACGAGTCCCCAGCAACCACGCCGACCACTCCGGCCACCCCCGCGCCAGGAGGTACGTCGACCGTGACGGGCGATGTTGCGCAGACCCAGTGGGGACCCGTCCAGGTCCGGCTCACCGAGCAGGCCGGAAAGATCACCGCGGTCGACGTCGTCCAGTACCCGAACGGCAACCACCGCGACGCCGAGATCAACGACTACGCGCTACCGATCCTGATCAACGAAACGATCCAGGCGCAGAGCGCGAAGATCGACATGGTCAGCGGCGCCACCGTCACCAGCGACGGTTACGTGCGATCCCTGCAGAGCGCATTGGATCAGGGCTGA